Proteins encoded together in one Thermococcus gammatolerans EJ3 window:
- a CDS encoding MTH1187 family thiamine-binding protein, whose protein sequence is MAVAELCLFPLGTESPSVGRYLEPVIEVIEKSGLKYMVCPMGTVVEGSVDEILELVKKCHEAILKAGAKRVVISLKIDDRIDKPLSIEGKLGV, encoded by the coding sequence ATGGCCGTCGCCGAACTGTGCCTCTTTCCCCTCGGAACCGAAAGCCCGAGCGTTGGGAGGTACCTCGAACCTGTCATCGAAGTCATAGAAAAGAGCGGCCTCAAGTACATGGTCTGTCCTATGGGGACGGTTGTCGAGGGATCCGTTGATGAGATTCTCGAGCTCGTCAAAAAATGCCACGAGGCTATCCTAAAGGCCGGGGCGAAGCGCGTCGTCATCAGCCTGAAGATAGACGACAGGATTGATAAACCCCTCAGCATAGAGGGTAAGCTGGGGGTCTGA
- a CDS encoding class I SAM-dependent methyltransferase gives MAEYFDRIADRYDDWYRTRTGRYVDRIEKWLVFSMLRTKSGEALDLGCGTGNYTLELKRRGFDVIGLDASEGMLRIARSKGLNCIKGNAYSLPFPDESFDLVLSVTMFEFIHEPEKVLAEIYRVLKPGGEVLIGTMNGRSLWFLFKRLKSLFMETAYRYARFYTPRELEALLRGAGFKNVESAGVIFFPSFWPFLDLAEKVDKKCYKKCKGIAAFIAVRGEKA, from the coding sequence ATGGCCGAGTACTTCGACAGGATCGCGGACAGGTACGACGACTGGTACAGGACGAGAACTGGAAGGTACGTGGACAGGATCGAGAAGTGGCTTGTTTTCTCGATGCTCCGGACGAAATCAGGAGAGGCCCTCGACCTTGGCTGTGGGACGGGCAACTACACCCTCGAACTCAAGAGGAGAGGCTTCGACGTAATAGGCCTGGACGCTAGCGAGGGAATGCTCAGGATAGCCCGCTCAAAGGGCCTGAACTGCATCAAGGGCAACGCCTACAGCCTGCCATTCCCAGACGAAAGCTTTGACCTCGTGCTGAGCGTCACGATGTTTGAGTTTATCCACGAACCCGAGAAAGTTCTTGCCGAGATCTACCGGGTTTTAAAGCCCGGGGGAGAAGTGCTCATCGGCACAATGAACGGTAGAAGCCTCTGGTTCCTTTTCAAACGTCTTAAAAGCCTCTTCATGGAGACTGCCTACCGCTATGCGCGCTTTTACACGCCCAGGGAGCTCGAAGCCCTTCTGAGAGGAGCCGGTTTCAAGAACGTTGAGAGTGCAGGGGTGATATTCTTCCCCTCATTCTGGCCGTTTCTCGATCTCGCGGAGAAGGTGGACAAAAAATGTTACAAAAAGTGCAAAGGAATCGCGGCCTTCATAGCGGTTAGGGGGGAGAAAGCTTAA